Genomic DNA from Candidatus Koribacter versatilis Ellin345:
ACCCGCGCGCCATCATCTATGCGCTCGCCCTCACCGTGCTTTGCTATTTGATTCCGGTGGCCGCTGGCATCACCGTTACCACTGACGCCAACATCTGGAGCAGCGACCAAGGCTGGCCGGTAATCGCGCGCCTCATCGGCGGAACCTGGCTGGGTACACTCATGGCCGGCGCGGGCCTTGCTTCGATCTGGGGATTGTTCAACGGCCAGCTTCTCTACGTCTCGCGCCTTCCGTATGCGCTCGCCCGCGACGGATGGCTGCCTAAGATTTTCGCGAAAACTTCCACCGACACCGCCCCGCCTCGTGCCGCGCTCTTCGCTTTTTGCGGCATCACCGCACTCTTCACCGCGTTCTCTCTCGGGTCCCTGGCGATCATCCAATGCGTGCTTTACTGTGCTGCGCTTACCCTCGATTTTCTCGCTCTCTTCATGCTCCGGATTCGACGTCCGCACGCCGAGCGCAGCTTCAGCGTGCCCGGTGGCTGGCTCGGCATCGCCTACGTCTGCGTTTCTCCGTTTATCTTTGCGTTGTTTGTGCTGTATGCCGGTCTGCGCGACTGGCGAGCCTATCCGGGACAACTTCTCGTCATCCCGCTAGTCACCGCCGCTGGTCTTTGCCTGTACTATTCCCGGCGCACTCGAGCTAGTGCCGGTTCATGAACTCCGGATACCACACGACGTCCACACCGACGTTGTGCTGGTATTGCGTCTGCCGGCCAGCGCTGTTTAGCGGAAAAGACCAGTAGGGCGTGGCCACCCAATGATGTTCCTTGCCCAACGCTTTGCTCAAGCCAACCTTGAACGTCTGCGCGTACTCCTCTGGAATAAAAAGGTAATACGAGTCGTACTCGACGAACCACGAGGCCCCCAGGCGGCGTGTGCTCAACGTGATGTCCGGCTCGAACTCGTGCGTGCCCAAGCCTCGGTTGATGTAAATCGAATGCTTGTAATTGAACACCGCGTTCAGCACATAGCGAGGCCGAAACACCTGCGTAATTCCATACGCAACTTTAAAGTCGGTGCTGCTCCCGCCCAGCAACGGATCGCTCGCCGTGGCCCCATCCAGTTCAACCAGCGCACCGGTGGAGAAACTCTCTCCCTTATAGATGTACCCGCCGAACTGAAACTCCATGTTGCCAATCCCCGTCGCCGAATCCGTCGGGGTCGAAACATGGCTCACCGGTAGCAGAACGGTGAAGGCGAGCCGATCGTTCGGTCCAAAGCCATACAGCGCCTTGACCCGAAATCGATTTACGAAAACATCGCCTTCCTGTGATTTGTAGTCGTAACGATAGACCAGGCGAGACTTGAGATAGGTGATGTCTTTCTCCGCGTTCTCCTGCTTCATCTCGGCAGTCTGATCCGGCGCAGCAGAGGCGCCGGTCGTCTGCCCTTGGCCCTGCTGGGGAGCAGGAGCGCTTTGCGCCAGCGACGGCGCCACCGTGATCGCGAGCGATGCAATCCAGAAAAGAAGAACAGATCGAGAATGAAAGGTGCTCACGTCAAACGATGTTCAGACGTGTCACATGGCACGTCTGCTGGCAATTTTTGCAGGTCTCATCCTGCTATCCCTGCGGCTGCAGCTTCACCAGTTCCTGCGGATGGATATACAGTTTCGACCGGTCAACCTTCCCAGTCATGCGTTGCGGCATGCTCATCTCATATTTCACCGGCTCGCGATGCTCGGCGATCTGCCGCTCGGCGTTGTACACGCTGTCGAACTTGAACAGCATCTTCACAAAGTTCGTCTGCCCACGCATCAACAGCTTCGCCGCAATCGACGTCGCATCCAGCGCTGCGCGCCAGCCCATATACTTCATGGTCATCGCCTTCTGCGTATTGACGAGCTCTCGATAGAACTCTTCCAGCGACATCTTGGTCGGCATCACCGCGTGCTGCACGTCGAACAGCCGGTAATCCCGAGTGCTGAATTCGCGCGACTCCGTCAGCCACGACTCCGTCCCCGGATACGGCGTATTCACCGATATCGAAACGATCTCCGGCACACTCAACGACCACTCGCGCACCGCCGCGAATTTCGCCTTGTCCCAGCTCGGATCAGCAATGATGTTCAGTGCGACCGTGATTCCCTCTTTGCGCGTGAACTCCAGCGCCTCGAGGTTCTTGCCGGCCGTCGTGCGTTTGCGGTTCGCCTTCAGACCTTCGTCGTCGATCGCCTCGAGCCCGAGGAACATATATTCCAGCCCCAGCTTGCGCCAGTACTTGAACACTTCTTTGTTGCGCAGAAGGACGTCGCCACGGGTCTCGAGGTAGTACTCCTTCTTCACGTTGCGTTTCTCGAGTTCTCGACCGATGGCGAACCCATGCTCGGGCTCGATAAAGCACACATCGTCCACCAGGAAAACGCCCGGCTCCTTGATGCGAGCCATCTCTTCCGCGGCGCTTTCCGGACTGCGCTTCCGATAGCTGCGTCCATAAAACGTCCACGCGCTGCAGAACACGCAATCCCACGGACACCCGCGCGTGAACTCCACCGACGCTGCCGGATCCAGCACCCCGATGAAATAACTCTTCCGCTTTGAAGTCAGCTCGCGTGCCGGATGCAAATCGTCAATCGACTTCACCATCTCCGCATGCGGCCCTTCGCCATCCAGGGACACCACACCCGGCAATTCATGCACCCGCTTGCGATCGTCTGCCGCGGCTTCCAAAACACGTGGAGCGACTCCCTCGCCCTCGCCGCGCACTACGCAATCAATCGCGCCTTCGGCGTGGTTCAAAATGTCCTTCGCCACAAACGACGCGCTATGCCCGCCGACGAAGAAAAACACGCCCGGCATCTTCCGCTTCGTCTCTTTCGCCAAATCCACAACTTCGGGAACGTTAGGCAAATAGTTCAGAGAGAACCCAATCGCATCCGGCTTCCACTCATCAAGAATGCGGAAATAATCCTTGTGCGAAAAGATCTGCAGATCCAGCAGCCGGACGTCATATCCCGCAGCCTTGCAGGCCGCCGCCACTAGCTCGCAGCCAATCGGCTCCAAACGCAAAAACACTTTGGACGACATCAGTGCACTTGGGTGCACAAACAGCGCTTTGAATTTCTTCATGGGTCCCATGTGAGTACTCGGGCGGATTTGGACACTGTTTATACACTGCTTAGGGTCGTACCCCAAGAAAGTTCCCCGGCACTTCCCCACTTTTCGGGTATGATGTGCGCCATTTATAGCCATTTTGGGAGAAATCGTTGAAGCCTGCGCTCCTCGTGTGCCTGCTGCTCTGCGGCTTTGTGATGTCCGCGCAATCGCCTCCGCCGATCAAGATCGGCGATGTCACCTTCTCCGGCAGCATTCGCGAGCGCGGCGAGGCTTGGGATTTCTTCGACGCCGGAACCGGCGGCAACGCCTACGGCTTCTCCGGCACCACCATCCGTTTTGGATTCTCGCAACAGAAAACGTCATATGACTGGAACGTCGAATTTCTCTCACCCATCCTTCTCGGTCTTCCCGAGCAGGCCGTTCAACCTGCGCCCTTGGGACAACTAGGCCTCGGCGGTTCTTACTACGCCGCGAATGACAAGCAACAGAACGTCGGCTTCGTAAACCTGAAGCAAGCATTCATTCGCTTCAAATCGAAACAGGACTCTCTTCGCATCGGACGCTTCGATTTCAACGACGGCACCGAAGTCGCTCCCGCCGATCCCACACTCGCCGCATTAAAGAGCGATCGCATCTCCCAGCGTCTCATCGGCGTCTTCGGTTTCTCTGACGTCCTCCGCAGCTTCGACGGCGTCCAACTCTCCTCGAACCGCGGACCCTGGAACATCACGGCTCTCGGTGTAATTCCTACGCGCGGCGTCTTCCAGGTAGACGCGTGGGGATGGGTCAAAACTCCGTTTGTCTATGGCGCCGTTACTCGGCAGGCCAATCTCGGCCGCAAGACCAAAGCCGACTGGCGCATCTTCGGCCTTTACTACAACGACGATCGTCCCATCGTGAAAACCGATAATCGCTCAACTGCACTCCGTGCAAGCGATCTCGGCGGGATCAACCTCGGCACCTTCGGCGGACACTTCCTCTCCGCCACGCCCTCCGAATCAGGAACCTACGACTTCCTCGCCTGGGGAGCCGCGCAATTCGGCACCTGGGGACAACTCGATCACCGCGCCGCAGCCGCGTCCATCGAAGGCGGATGGCAGCCTACACTCTGGAAGCCCGCGCGTCCCTGGTTCCGCACCGGTTACGACTGGACCAGCGGCGATGCCGACGCGAAGGATGGCACTCACGGCACCTTCTTCTCCGTGCTACCTACGCCACGCATCTACGCGCGATTTCCGTTCTTCAACGCGATGAACAACCGCGACATTTTCGGAGAAATAGTGTTCCGCCCTGGACCGGCCGTCACCACGCGCACAGACATCCACAGCCTCTGGCTCAGCAGCAGCCACGATCTCTGGTACTCCGGCGGCGGCGCATTCCAGCCGTGGACCTTTGGCTACGCCGGTCGTCCCGCGAACGGCTCAACGTCACTCGCTACGCTCTACGACACCAGCATCGACATCAAGGCCACATCCGCTTTGAATTTCGGCTTCTATTTCGGATACGCCGTCGGCGGCGATGTGATCAAAAAGATCTTCACCACCAACGCCAACGGCGCATTGGGATTCATGGAAGTGACCTACAAGTTCTAGTGCACGGGCGCGCGCGCCGCACGTCCCGGGAAGACTCCCTCCGCGAGGTTGCCGTCACTCACCACGGGCACTCCATTCACCAGCACGAACTGAATCCCCGCGGAATACTGCATCGGCTCTTCAAACGTCGCTTTATCAATCACGCGTTGCGGATCGAACACGGTGATGTCGGCATCAGCGCCTACGCGAATGCGGCCTTTGTTCTTGAATTCCGGCGTCCGTTTCTCCAACCGTTGCGCCGGCATCAAGGTCATTTTTCTCAGCGCGGTCATCAAATCGAGCGCATGTTCCTCGCGCACGTAGTGTCCCAGCACACGTGAAAACGTCCCGTTCCCGCGCGGATGCACCTTCGGCCCAGTGAACTGCGGCCCATCGCTCGCGATCATCACCATCGGATTCGCGACCGCGGTTCTCGCCGCCGCTTCTGGAATCGAGAAGATCACCGCCGGCCCGCCTTGCTTCCGATATTTCGCGAATGTCTCCTGCGTCAGTCGCTCGCCTGTGCCCACCCATTGCAGGTCCTTGTACGTGATCCCCATCTTCTCCTGCCATCCGGGCTCAAATATCGCACTCTCCAGCCCTGTACTTGCGGCAATGTACGGATAGCACTCCGTGGTCACATCCAACCCACGCTTCTGCGCACCTTCGATCATCGCAATCAACTGTGGTGTGTCGCGCAGCCCCATGCTGGTGACATGCACCACGTGCAGAGGCGCACCCGTAGACTCCGCCGCCGCAATCACTTCTTCCAGCCCAGCCAGTCCGGTCTCCGGCTCTTTGATTCCCGCCCACCGCAAATGCACATGCACCGGCGCGCCGTTCTTCGCAGCAATCCGAAACATGTCCACGATCTCCTCGTGTGACGCAGCCGCCGTGTAGTTAATCCCCATTCCCACTGCGAGCGCTCCCGCGTCCAACCCTGCCTGAATCCTCTGTTGGATTTCGGCAAGCTCTTCCGAAGTAGAAGCACGGTACTCCGCGTCACCTGTAGGTAGCCATTTTCCGGGATCTTTCAGCACCTTCATTCGCACCGGGATATGCCCAATGCTCACGCCATAATTGATCAGCGCCTTCCCTTCGCGATTCGCGTACCACTGCGCAACATCGTCGGTCCCAACTTCCAACTCGAGCGAAGTCGTTACTCCATCGTGGGCCTGGAACTGGTAATTGCGCGGCTCCTGCCCATGCTCATGCATGTCGATGAAGCCGGGTGCCACCACCAACCCTTTAGCGTCAATCGTGCGCTTCCCGGTAATCGCCGCAGTCGAAACTGCAACGATCTTCCCGTGGCGAATTCCGACATTCCGCATCGCATCGAGCCCCGACTCGGGATCCATGACGCGCCCGTTCAAGATCACGACGTCATACGGCCGCCCGCTCGCATTGGCGCGAAGTGAATGGAAGTGGACGACGACAGCAAAAAGGGCGCATGCGACGATCACCGCGCATAACGCCCTCACAATTCCAGACAGTTTCTTCATGGCGCCGAATTATACCGGCGGTACAAAATCACTCAATCCTTAAAGCCTGCATTGGCTCAATACTTGCCGCCCTCCGCGCCGGAATAAATCCTGCCACCAGCGCCGCAGCCGACAGCACCGCGATCCCGATCGCCAGACTCGCCGGGTCCCACGCCTTCACGTTGTAGAGCTGGTCCGCCATGTAATGCCCCCCGATCAGCGTGAGCGGGATCCCAATCGCCAGCCCCAATCCCACTCGAACGGCTACCCCACGCAATACCAGCCGCACCACGTTGCCGCGGTCCGCACCAAGGGCCATCCGCAATCCAATCTCCCCCGTCCGGCGGGCCACCGCATACGACGTAATTCCGTACAGTCCCACCGACGCGAGTATCAGCGCGAGTGCGCCAAACAACATCGTCAGCCGTGAAATCAAACGTTCCTGTGTGAGGTTGTCGCCAATCTGGAATTCCAGCGAATGCAGGCTGTTGATCGTGATGTTGGGATCAATGTCCGCCAGCGTCCTCCGGACCAGTTCATCCACGTTCGATGGCGGCTGCGAAAAGTGCAGCGTGATCGAGTTGGCGTAGAGCGATCGTCCCTCCGCCATTTTGGCGTTCGGTTCTTCCACTTTCAATTCCTGCGTCAGCGGACGGAAATACATCGCTCGCATCTTCTGGTGCGGGTCCTGATACTTGGCGTCCTTCACCACTCCCACGATCTCGAACGCACCGGAATACTTCATATCGAAAACTCCGAAGTGCTTGCCGATCGGCTCTTCCTTCGGGAAGAACTTCTTCACAAACGCCTCGTTGACCACCGCCACGAACTGCGATGTCGGCGTGTCCGACTCCTGTAACCCGCGCCCGCGCAGAATCGGCTGACCCATCATCTTGAAGAATTGCGGATTCACACGGTCCCACGACGACCCGTTATCCTCCTGCGGCCCCGGCTCCGGACGCCCTTCTATACGAATGCCCTCGCCCCAGTTGTTTCCCTCGAGCGTGCTGTAGAGCGCGATACCTACACCGTCCACTCCCGGAATCGAACCGAACCGCTCTTCCAATCGCTGATACAGCGGCTGCAAAGTGGTGGGCGTGTATCCGGCGCCCATAAGGTCAAAGTGCACCACGTAGCGGTTGTCGGTCTTTAAGCCGAAGTCCTGGTGCTGCAAGTTGCGCAGGCTCTTCGTCATCAGTCCCGCACTTACCAGCAGCGCCAACGAGAGCGCCGCCTGGAACACGATCAACCACTTCTGCGGCATCGATGCTCCGTCTTTGGTCGTGCGGCTGGTTCCGCGCAGCGCATCTGCCGGATCGGAATGTGACGTAATCCACGCCGGCACGATGCCGAAGATCACCCCTGTGCCCAGCGACAACAGCAGTGCAAATCCCAACACCGGTAACGATGGCGTCGCATGGATAGGCAACTGCGGCGAATCCGGGAATGCCAGCGAGAGAATCGTCCGCGTTCCCGCGTAAGCCACCACAAGTCCAACCAGCCCCGCCATGAACGCGAGCAGAACGCTCTCCACAAGCATCGAGCGAATTAACCTCTTCCGCGCCGCGCCCATCGCCATGCGAATGGAAATTTCCGTTCGCCGTGTCGCGCCGCGCGCCAGCAGCAAGTTCGCCACGTTCGCGCACGCCACCAATAACACCAGCGCAGAGATCGCCATGAGCAGATACAGGCCCTTCCCGGTCTCCTGCTGCATGTTCTGGATCCCGCCCCCCGCCGGCACGATCACCACGTGCTGCTTCGGGATCACCTCTTTCCCACCGTTGCGGGTGTACATCTCCACGCCCGACAGCCACACCCGCAGAGTGTTCGACACCTTCGCTTGCAGCGGTCCTATCTGCACCCCGGGCTTGAGGCGTCCAATTGCATAGAGCCAATTGCTCTCTCTCACGTGAAGGATCGAAGTGTTCCCTTCCAGCACCGGCTCGATTGCCAGCGGAATCCACAGTGCCGGCGGACTGCTGCGCAGGCGGTCCCCATAGAATCCCGGCGGCGCAATGCCAATCACCGTCACCGGCTTGCCTTGCAGATACAACGTGGAACCAACCAGCGAAGGATCGCCAGCATAATCGTTCTGCCACGTCGTGTAGCTCATCACCACCGCCGGCGCGGCGCCGGTAACGTCATCACTCATCGTCATGAGCCGACCGGTGTAAGGAACAATTCCGAACGTGGTGAAGTAATTTCCCGACACGTACTCGGTGCGCAGCGCCTTACCTAGCGCTGATCCCCGCCGGACCGACATCTCGTTCCCGCCCGATTGCATGGCCGCCAGTTGCTCGAACTCCGGCGTGTTATCGCGGAGGCTCGTGTAGAGGTCGTATGAGAACAAGTCGAAGTCGCCATCGTCGCCCATGAAGCCGCCATTCACGCAGCAGTCGTCCTTGTCGCCAATTCGATACAGAGTATTGGGATCCACCACGGGCAGAGACTTCAACAGCACCGCATGAACCAGAGTGAAGATCGCCGTGTTGGCGCCAATTCCCAGCGCGATCGTCAGCACTACGGTGAACACAAATCCCGGCGACTTCAGGAACTGACGAAAAGCGAGGCGTACATCATGCATGGTCGATTGGGTCCTCTCGCGAGCTATACAGGCAGTTACGTTGCCAAGCACACGACGGTTCCATGCAGAAAACAAGGTACTTAGGATTCTATGAAATTACGAAGATGTTCGTAGAGAAGAAACGCTGACCAGTTTCGGACAGTGTTCGAAAACATCCCGCG
This window encodes:
- the hpnR gene encoding hopanoid C-3 methylase HpnR, producing the protein MKKFKALFVHPSALMSSKVFLRLEPIGCELVAAACKAAGYDVRLLDLQIFSHKDYFRILDEWKPDAIGFSLNYLPNVPEVVDLAKETKRKMPGVFFFVGGHSASFVAKDILNHAEGAIDCVVRGEGEGVAPRVLEAAADDRKRVHELPGVVSLDGEGPHAEMVKSIDDLHPARELTSKRKSYFIGVLDPAASVEFTRGCPWDCVFCSAWTFYGRSYRKRSPESAAEEMARIKEPGVFLVDDVCFIEPEHGFAIGRELEKRNVKKEYYLETRGDVLLRNKEVFKYWRKLGLEYMFLGLEAIDDEGLKANRKRTTAGKNLEALEFTRKEGITVALNIIADPSWDKAKFAAVREWSLSVPEIVSISVNTPYPGTESWLTESREFSTRDYRLFDVQHAVMPTKMSLEEFYRELVNTQKAMTMKYMGWRAALDATSIAAKLLMRGQTNFVKMLFKFDSVYNAERQIAEHREPVKYEMSMPQRMTGKVDRSKLYIHPQELVKLQPQG
- a CDS encoding alginate export family protein, which encodes MKPALLVCLLLCGFVMSAQSPPPIKIGDVTFSGSIRERGEAWDFFDAGTGGNAYGFSGTTIRFGFSQQKTSYDWNVEFLSPILLGLPEQAVQPAPLGQLGLGGSYYAANDKQQNVGFVNLKQAFIRFKSKQDSLRIGRFDFNDGTEVAPADPTLAALKSDRISQRLIGVFGFSDVLRSFDGVQLSSNRGPWNITALGVIPTRGVFQVDAWGWVKTPFVYGAVTRQANLGRKTKADWRIFGLYYNDDRPIVKTDNRSTALRASDLGGINLGTFGGHFLSATPSESGTYDFLAWGAAQFGTWGQLDHRAAAASIEGGWQPTLWKPARPWFRTGYDWTSGDADAKDGTHGTFFSVLPTPRIYARFPFFNAMNNRDIFGEIVFRPGPAVTTRTDIHSLWLSSSHDLWYSGGGAFQPWTFGYAGRPANGSTSLATLYDTSIDIKATSALNFGFYFGYAVGGDVIKKIFTTNANGALGFMEVTYKF
- a CDS encoding amidohydrolase family protein; translated protein: MKKLSGIVRALCAVIVACALFAVVVHFHSLRANASGRPYDVVILNGRVMDPESGLDAMRNVGIRHGKIVAVSTAAITGKRTIDAKGLVVAPGFIDMHEHGQEPRNYQFQAHDGVTTSLELEVGTDDVAQWYANREGKALINYGVSIGHIPVRMKVLKDPGKWLPTGDAEYRASTSEELAEIQQRIQAGLDAGALAVGMGINYTAAASHEEIVDMFRIAAKNGAPVHVHLRWAGIKEPETGLAGLEEVIAAAESTGAPLHVVHVTSMGLRDTPQLIAMIEGAQKRGLDVTTECYPYIAASTGLESAIFEPGWQEKMGITYKDLQWVGTGERLTQETFAKYRKQGGPAVIFSIPEAAARTAVANPMVMIASDGPQFTGPKVHPRGNGTFSRVLGHYVREEHALDLMTALRKMTLMPAQRLEKRTPEFKNKGRIRVGADADITVFDPQRVIDKATFEEPMQYSAGIQFVLVNGVPVVSDGNLAEGVFPGRAARAPVH
- a CDS encoding ABC transporter permease; this translates as MHDVRLAFRQFLKSPGFVFTVVLTIALGIGANTAIFTLVHAVLLKSLPVVDPNTLYRIGDKDDCCVNGGFMGDDGDFDLFSYDLYTSLRDNTPEFEQLAAMQSGGNEMSVRRGSALGKALRTEYVSGNYFTTFGIVPYTGRLMTMSDDVTGAAPAVVMSYTTWQNDYAGDPSLVGSTLYLQGKPVTVIGIAPPGFYGDRLRSSPPALWIPLAIEPVLEGNTSILHVRESNWLYAIGRLKPGVQIGPLQAKVSNTLRVWLSGVEMYTRNGGKEVIPKQHVVIVPAGGGIQNMQQETGKGLYLLMAISALVLLVACANVANLLLARGATRRTEISIRMAMGAARKRLIRSMLVESVLLAFMAGLVGLVVAYAGTRTILSLAFPDSPQLPIHATPSLPVLGFALLLSLGTGVIFGIVPAWITSHSDPADALRGTSRTTKDGASMPQKWLIVFQAALSLALLVSAGLMTKSLRNLQHQDFGLKTDNRYVVHFDLMGAGYTPTTLQPLYQRLEERFGSIPGVDGVGIALYSTLEGNNWGEGIRIEGRPEPGPQEDNGSSWDRVNPQFFKMMGQPILRGRGLQESDTPTSQFVAVVNEAFVKKFFPKEEPIGKHFGVFDMKYSGAFEIVGVVKDAKYQDPHQKMRAMYFRPLTQELKVEEPNAKMAEGRSLYANSITLHFSQPPSNVDELVRRTLADIDPNITINSLHSLEFQIGDNLTQERLISRLTMLFGALALILASVGLYGITSYAVARRTGEIGLRMALGADRGNVVRLVLRGVAVRVGLGLAIGIPLTLIGGHYMADQLYNVKAWDPASLAIGIAVLSAAALVAGFIPARRAASIEPMQALRIE